In Electrophorus electricus isolate fEleEle1 chromosome 6, fEleEle1.pri, whole genome shotgun sequence, a single genomic region encodes these proteins:
- the niban2a gene encoding protein Niban 2a — translation MGDVISTHLDEERRGIITACTRQVMEEFGRVYKQQYAVALFNSVRFEIEGGASGQSQLLHRSDPLQDKSIFSGDLFQYLEENKKWRNRFIYVADSYNISYYENKLAHDRGLHPKGVISCAGYKVLSSMQEYLELLSHSLPGVRAKAGDSPFLKCASPFLLVLWHPYARHHYFSVRTEKEQQKWLAVFQDCVRHANSGLPEENRVLTPTFTDSIRLYRQGKGHYGTWDMMCGDAARILANLVMESLYVELRSLIGPRLKGKLPQRQRDWMLISDAMYRQVIAHTQVQYEALVQAAEVERPSLDAAFRKDMDQIIASKEQVYGRIRAMMHTRLEQVLRTSVQPYITSMLEDLMEPVSRGFYEVRDVLFRELVDLSKNTLNDGGAEALGKHMERLSMLAFHPVKMRSCYEKVEQLSLEGLQKRFDVSSPSVFTQRAQILMREQMDNAVYTFEQLLHQSLQGQSREQVYKTVQCCQDRVLKKYDYDSSSVRKNFFKEALLQLIVPYMLKQLYPAYAADLPRFRELIFEDFSRFILVENVFEEVILHSVTKDIMTAVKEAAVQRRHNLYRDSMVLNNSDPNLNLLEENPIDWASQYGGGEGHTRGANRKHKQIVSMIQLDGMGPVPYGSCMEVPGVEEIPEESERQLAEELQEKPLATAGDLHRQPLTPTQQTAPKSPGSPESVEEIRQLISPVREVVVPLSEEGESVLSREMVPLEEGEQIKAITSVKEVLVRNSAVASAIQELDTAVLGEDDGEGLVEYAVDSDVELGQPFTGSGPQHHDDSGFQSPTNEHGEEEKPWPIAGRYKAGAAVVDPGQVMVTLEQESCIL, via the exons ATGGGGGATGTGATTTCTACCCACTTGGATGAGGAAAGGCGAGGGATAATTACAG catGTACCAGGCAAGTGATGGAGGAGTTCGGGAGGGTGTACAAGCAGCAGTATGCGGTGGCGCTCTTTAACAGTGTGCGCTTCGAGATCGAGGGGGGAGCGAGTGGCCAGTCCCAGCTCCTCCACCGCAGT gatCCACTACAGGACAAGTCCATCTTCTCTGGAGACCTGTTTCAGTATCTGGAGGAGAACAAGAAATGGCGGAATCGCTTCATCTACGTGGCTGACTCTTACAACATCAGTTACTATGAAAACAAGTTG GCCCATGACAGAGGCCTCCATCCCAAAGGTGTGATCAGCTGTGCTGGGTACAAAGTCCTGAGTTCCATGCAGGAGTATCTGGAGTTGCTCAGCCACTCTCTGCCTG GTGTGAGGGCGAAGGCAGGCGACTCGCCCTTTCTGAAGTGTGCCTCCCCCTTCCTGCTCGTCCTGTGGCACCCCTACGCACGGCATCACTACTTCTCCGTCAGGACTGAGAAGGAGCAGCAGAAGTGGCTTGCTGTCTTCCAGGACTGCGTCCGGCATGCCAACAGCG GTCTACCAGAGGAGAACAGGGTGCTGACGCCAACTTTTACAGACTCCATACGACTCTACAGGCAAGGCAAGGGACACTACGGCACCTGGGACATGATGTGTGGAGATGCAGCACGA ATTCTGGCAAACCTCGTGATGGAGAGTCTGTACGTGGAGCTCAGGTCACTGATTGGGCCGCGTCTGAAGGGCAAGCTACCCCAGAGGCAGAGGGACTGGATGCTG ATCTCGGACGCCATGTACAGGCAGGTGATTGCTCATACACAAGTGCAGTATGAGGCACTGGTCCAGGCCGCTGAGGTAGAGCGCCCCAGTCTGGATGCTGCTTTCCGCAAAGACATGGACCAGATCATCGCCTCCAAAGAGCAAGTGTATGGAAGGATCCGGG CAATGATGCACACGCGGTTGGAGCAGGTCCTTAGGACCAGTGTGCAGCCCTACATCACCTCCATGCTGGAGGATCTGATGGAGCCAGTGAGCAGAGGCTTCTACGAGGTCAGGGATGTCCTCTTCCGTGAACTTGTGGACCTCAGCAAGAACACTCTCAATGATGGCGGCGCGGAGGCCCTGGGGAAG CACATGGAGAGGCTCTCCATGCTGGCCTTCCACCCCGTGAAGATGCGGAGCTGTTACGAGAAGGTGGAGCAGCTGAGTCTGGAAGGCTTGCAGAAGAGGTTTGACGTGTCCAGCCCTTCTGTGTTCACACAGAGAGCTCAGATCCTCATGAGAGAG CAAATGGACAATGCCGTGTACACGTTTGAGCAGCTGCTGCACCAGAGTCTTCAAGGACAGTCAAGAGAGCAGGTCTACAAGACTGTCCAGTGCTGTCAGGACCGGGTACTGAAG AAGTACGACTATGACAGTAGCTCAGTGCGCAAGAACTTCTTTAAAGAAGCGCTTCTGCAGCTCATCGTCCCCTACATGCTGAAACAGCTCTATCCAGCCTACGCGGCT GACCTGCCTAGATTCAGAGAGCTCATCTTTGAGGACTTCTCCCGTTTCATTTTGGTGGAGAATGTCTTTGAGGAGGTCATACTGCACTCTGTCACCAAAGACATCATGACCG CGGTGAAGGAAGCAGCTGTCCAGAGGAGGCACAACCTATACAGGGACAGTATGGTGCTGAACAACAGTGACCCCAACCTGAACCTGTTGGAGGAAAACCCTATTGACTGGGCCAGCCAGtatggaggaggagaggggcaCACCAGGGGAGCGAACAGGAAACACAAGCAGATCGTCTCCATGATCCAACTGGATGGCATGGGACCAGTGCCTTACGGCTCGTGCATGGAAGTGCCTGGGGTGGAAGAGATTCCTGAGGAGAGCGAGAGGCAGTTAGCAGAGGAGCTCCAGGAGAAGCCCCTGGCCACAGCAGGGGATCTCCACAGGCAGCCCCTTACCCCTACGCAGCAGACAGCGCCGAAAAGTCCAGGCTCGCCTGAAAGTGTGGAGGAGATCCGTCAGCTGATCAGTCCTGTGCGGGAGGTGGTTGTGCCCCTCTCAGAGGAGGGCGAGTCGGTGCTAAGCAGAGAGATGGTCCCTTTAGAGGAGGGAGAGCAAATAAAGGCCATCACCTCTGTAAAGGAGGTGTTGGTGAGGAACTCTGCAGTTGCAAGCGCGATTCAAGAGCTGGACACGGCAGTGCTGGGGGAGGATGATGGCGAGGGACTGGTGGAATATGCCGTGGACTCTGATGTGGAACTGGGCCAGCCCTTCACTGGCTCCGGGCCTCAACACCATGACGACAGTGGATTTCAATCTCCGACCAATGAGCACGGGGAGGAAGAGAAGCCTTGGCCAATCGCAGGGAGGTATAAGGCAGGAGCAGCGGTGGTGGATCCTGGGCAGGTGATGGTGACACTGGAGCAGGAGAGTTGTATCCTATGA